In a genomic window of bacterium:
- a CDS encoding carboxypeptidase regulatory-like domain-containing protein, translated as MQQPIRALLFCLICLSGTVTMIAASTDGLPGDLGFSRVDSPLEISSTGPERTAIALHDSPVAIRDTFVDFRAYQVFTLPGEPFLCREGAPAIPHVTRLYHIPNTGSVVPEIRTLEWETVTDVYPLPLQVEKADLNRRREEDPSIYHTDAWYPEQPIFVGPPMVFRDFRVVAVTICPVQVNPMTRQARICRNVEVDLVATDEPGENELMSTRRPSRVFAPLYRSLISNLDESALDEVTDTPGTYLILCKGDTTSQQYADSMATWRRRVGYDVTIDSRSNWTYNSMRSAIVAANNSADPPLEFVCILGDPNSAVGLPTHSSEYDHYFADLTGDHLEDVAVGRLPASSGSQFRLIFAKITAYEREPYMDNPSWFTRAFLYAGEGYDITSNHVTMLWCGRQFVNHTGISDVRISTHGSNQVNNTLIANRLNEGVTYFLWRGTVVNEMSSSAPNGTNNGSKLPVSLTITCGTGDFNSTSGPCLSESWVLAGTPGALKGAVCGIGTATTSTWVHYNNTVAGGLVYNICNLGVEHIGTALAGAKAQLFEAFPYDGNATNFVRWNNLMGDPALALWTQPPVVMNVTHPGTVNVGARRIRPQVTNAQTGQPIRDALVVLWKGDETYERVLTDEFGFADVPVRVDTEGTLTLTVSKRNHKPYLANISCVNATEMATLSSYLLDDDNLNGSSGNGDGILNPGETIDLSTYIGNFGQTDTARQLSGVLTTTLPRVTVVTGTAVFPDIAPGDSALGNSPFRFLSAPTIRNNERVFLTIALTSAARTTHSTLRLICAAGEAVFSNYQVQGGDGDSYLEPGETTNLRVTIQNVGDLTLGNATGVLHSRTSYVSVLGTTATFGTIPPGGSGTSAGTGFLVAANPLSYPGFPAEMLLVLTSDNGHVDSVVFVVPLGNRQSTDPTGPDAYGYYAYDNTDINYEHSRSFSYVPITGSGLNLNLNDPGEQQPGATTYSTVRSLPFPFMFYGVEYGQITICSNGWAAFGDQHELDMFRNYPIPGQQAPDAMIAPFWDDLATSGSGRGVWEYYDAANHRYIVQWKAVGAFQSSLQDFEIILLDPEHYPTTDGNGIIIVQYQQVTEMIGGSHDVHYSTVGIQAPGGLVGLSYRFNNAAAPGAASLSSGRCVVYTTEGRSAFGTITGTVTDAATELPVVGAILTLDGEAYSDTTDAQGTYSLSSVMIGTYTMRARAIGYNEGIVTNLVIEQDSVQEVNFAMLHPEIEVSVEHIDIRLPNDPPEAFFEIINNGNGALDYEIHVAYAPQRGPDDWWTYLDGFDATAATGDVMIQGCELAGDYWWVTGTGTEGVPKLYRFDLDGNFVDALPQPAGNEYGWMDMAFDGTYLYGSSGPAIIGVDLTGVVRDTIPTPLDPARAIAHDPQTDHFWVADYASDIFEINRHGETIRRFPATHRTTGLAWNPADPIGYDLYVFGHTITSEFALVSRFHPQNGDGQLVVTLNREPGDRAGGCTVTPRWNSTLLVFGGIMQNSSSDRLAIWELDFNTTWIAITPMFGSVLGGTSREIEIAFDAGALRDDVYRVDLTLTNNTASGPITLPVSLTVALPAGEPQPAPVTYALYQNQPNPFNATTTIRYDLAQPGWVRLQVFNVLGQEVSVPISEFHAAGSHQVQLQMNDLPSGLYLYRIESGSFHQTRKLMLLK; from the coding sequence ATGCAACAACCTATCCGTGCGCTGCTTTTCTGCCTGATTTGCCTTTCCGGCACTGTCACGATGATCGCGGCGTCTACCGACGGACTTCCCGGTGATCTCGGCTTCTCGCGGGTAGATAGCCCTCTCGAGATCAGTTCAACCGGCCCGGAACGAACAGCGATTGCCCTCCACGACTCGCCCGTCGCCATTCGGGACACGTTCGTGGATTTTCGCGCATATCAAGTGTTTACACTCCCGGGAGAGCCGTTCTTGTGTCGCGAGGGGGCGCCCGCCATCCCCCATGTGACCCGGCTCTACCACATTCCCAATACGGGCTCGGTCGTGCCGGAAATTCGGACCTTGGAATGGGAAACAGTGACAGACGTGTATCCGCTGCCGCTGCAGGTCGAAAAGGCTGATCTCAATCGGCGCCGGGAAGAAGACCCGAGCATCTACCACACAGACGCATGGTACCCCGAACAACCGATTTTTGTCGGACCGCCGATGGTTTTCCGCGATTTTCGGGTGGTGGCGGTCACGATCTGTCCGGTGCAGGTGAACCCGATGACCCGGCAGGCGCGCATCTGCCGGAACGTGGAAGTGGATCTGGTGGCTACGGATGAGCCGGGAGAAAACGAGCTGATGAGTACGCGACGGCCATCGCGCGTGTTCGCGCCCCTCTATCGCAGCCTGATCTCGAACCTTGACGAAAGCGCGCTGGATGAGGTCACGGATACGCCGGGAACCTATCTCATCCTCTGCAAGGGTGACACAACCTCTCAGCAGTATGCGGACAGCATGGCTACGTGGCGGCGACGGGTGGGCTATGACGTGACGATTGATTCCCGGTCGAATTGGACTTATAACTCGATGCGTTCGGCGATCGTTGCAGCCAACAATAGCGCCGATCCGCCCCTGGAGTTCGTTTGTATCCTGGGAGACCCGAACTCGGCGGTGGGACTTCCCACACACTCTTCCGAATACGACCACTACTTCGCCGACCTGACCGGCGATCATCTCGAGGACGTGGCGGTGGGACGACTGCCGGCTTCCAGCGGTTCACAGTTCCGGCTGATCTTCGCCAAGATCACGGCCTATGAACGGGAACCGTATATGGATAATCCGTCATGGTTCACCCGCGCGTTCCTCTACGCCGGCGAAGGCTATGACATTACCTCGAACCACGTCACGATGCTGTGGTGCGGGCGACAATTCGTGAATCACACCGGAATCAGCGACGTCCGCATCTCCACTCACGGCAGCAATCAGGTAAACAATACGTTGATTGCCAATCGTCTGAACGAGGGAGTGACCTATTTCCTGTGGCGAGGAACGGTCGTGAACGAAATGAGCAGCAGTGCGCCCAACGGAACGAACAACGGCTCGAAACTGCCGGTGTCTCTGACGATCACTTGCGGAACGGGCGATTTCAACAGCACCAGCGGGCCTTGTCTTTCCGAATCGTGGGTGTTGGCCGGCACACCCGGAGCGCTCAAGGGAGCCGTATGCGGGATCGGCACCGCCACGACGAGCACGTGGGTCCACTACAACAATACGGTGGCGGGCGGGCTGGTATACAATATCTGCAATCTCGGAGTCGAGCACATTGGTACGGCTCTGGCGGGCGCCAAGGCGCAGCTCTTCGAAGCCTTTCCGTACGATGGGAATGCGACCAACTTCGTCCGCTGGAACAACCTCATGGGCGATCCGGCGCTGGCCCTGTGGACCCAGCCGCCGGTCGTTATGAACGTGACGCACCCCGGAACCGTGAACGTCGGTGCTCGTCGTATTCGCCCGCAAGTGACGAATGCTCAAACCGGCCAACCGATCCGCGATGCGCTGGTCGTGCTGTGGAAGGGCGACGAGACCTATGAGCGCGTCCTCACCGACGAGTTCGGTTTCGCCGACGTTCCGGTTCGCGTGGACACCGAAGGCACGCTGACGCTCACGGTGAGCAAACGGAATCATAAGCCGTATCTGGCCAATATTAGCTGCGTCAACGCCACCGAAATGGCGACGTTGTCAAGCTATTTGCTCGACGACGACAACCTGAACGGCAGCTCAGGGAATGGGGACGGAATCCTGAACCCGGGCGAAACGATTGATCTGTCTACGTATATCGGAAACTTCGGACAGACGGACACCGCCCGTCAACTTTCAGGCGTGCTGACGACTACCCTTCCCCGAGTCACTGTCGTCACCGGCACCGCCGTGTTTCCCGATATCGCGCCCGGCGATTCGGCACTGGGGAACAGTCCATTTCGGTTTTTATCGGCTCCGACGATTCGGAACAATGAGCGGGTGTTCCTGACGATCGCGCTGACTTCGGCGGCGCGCACGACGCACAGCACGCTGCGGCTCATCTGTGCCGCCGGGGAAGCGGTCTTCTCTAACTATCAGGTGCAGGGCGGCGACGGGGATTCCTATCTGGAACCCGGCGAGACGACCAACCTGCGCGTGACCATACAGAATGTCGGAGATCTGACTCTCGGCAATGCCACCGGAGTGCTGCATTCCCGAACGAGCTACGTTTCCGTGCTGGGAACCACGGCAACGTTCGGGACGATTCCGCCCGGGGGAAGCGGCACCAGTGCCGGAACCGGATTTCTGGTGGCTGCCAATCCGCTTTCTTATCCGGGTTTTCCCGCTGAGATGCTGCTTGTGCTCACGTCGGATAACGGCCATGTGGATAGCGTTGTGTTCGTAGTCCCGCTGGGCAATCGGCAATCCACCGATCCGACCGGACCCGACGCCTACGGCTATTACGCCTATGATAACACCGATATCAACTATGAACACTCCCGGTCTTTCAGCTACGTTCCGATCACCGGTAGTGGCTTGAATCTGAACCTGAACGATCCGGGGGAACAACAACCGGGTGCGACGACATATTCAACGGTTCGCTCGCTCCCGTTTCCGTTCATGTTCTATGGTGTGGAATACGGTCAGATTACGATTTGCTCCAATGGTTGGGCCGCCTTTGGGGATCAGCATGAACTCGATATGTTCCGCAACTATCCGATTCCGGGACAGCAGGCTCCCGATGCGATGATCGCTCCCTTCTGGGACGATCTGGCGACCTCGGGGAGCGGCCGCGGAGTCTGGGAGTACTACGATGCGGCGAACCATCGCTATATCGTACAGTGGAAAGCCGTCGGCGCTTTCCAGTCGTCCCTGCAGGATTTCGAGATCATCCTGCTCGATCCGGAGCATTACCCGACGACCGACGGCAACGGAATCATCATCGTGCAGTATCAGCAAGTGACGGAGATGATCGGCGGCAGCCATGATGTGCATTATTCGACGGTGGGGATTCAGGCTCCCGGCGGTTTGGTGGGACTTTCGTATCGTTTCAACAACGCGGCTGCCCCGGGCGCGGCGTCTCTGTCGTCGGGCCGCTGCGTTGTATACACCACCGAAGGTCGCTCGGCGTTCGGTACGATCACGGGAACGGTGACCGATGCCGCCACGGAACTGCCGGTCGTGGGAGCGATCCTCACTCTGGACGGAGAAGCGTACTCCGATACGACCGATGCGCAGGGGACGTATAGCCTTTCGAGCGTCATGATCGGGACCTACACGATGCGGGCGCGCGCCATCGGCTACAATGAAGGCATCGTCACGAATCTCGTGATCGAGCAAGACAGTGTGCAGGAGGTCAACTTCGCCATGCTGCACCCCGAAATCGAGGTATCGGTCGAGCACATTGACATCCGGTTGCCCAATGATCCGCCCGAAGCCTTCTTCGAGATCATCAATAACGGCAACGGAGCACTCGACTATGAAATTCACGTGGCCTACGCACCGCAGCGAGGTCCCGACGACTGGTGGACGTATCTGGACGGGTTTGATGCAACCGCGGCCACCGGAGATGTGATGATTCAAGGTTGCGAGCTGGCGGGGGACTACTGGTGGGTGACGGGAACCGGAACGGAAGGTGTTCCAAAACTCTATCGCTTCGATCTGGACGGTAATTTCGTGGACGCTCTTCCTCAGCCGGCGGGAAATGAATACGGCTGGATGGACATGGCCTTTGATGGAACGTATCTCTACGGTTCCAGCGGACCCGCCATCATCGGAGTGGACCTGACGGGCGTCGTGCGCGATACGATTCCCACCCCGCTCGATCCCGCGCGGGCAATCGCCCATGATCCGCAAACCGATCATTTCTGGGTCGCCGACTATGCCTCCGATATCTTCGAGATCAATCGCCACGGCGAGACGATTCGCCGTTTTCCGGCAACTCACCGAACCACCGGACTGGCTTGGAATCCGGCCGATCCGATCGGCTATGATCTCTATGTCTTCGGACACACCATTACCAGTGAATTCGCACTGGTCAGCCGTTTCCATCCGCAAAACGGCGATGGTCAATTGGTGGTGACCTTGAATCGCGAGCCCGGGGATCGCGCGGGGGGCTGCACGGTTACTCCGCGTTGGAACAGCACGCTGCTGGTGTTCGGCGGCATCATGCAGAACTCGAGCAGCGATCGCCTCGCGATCTGGGAACTGGATTTCAACACCACCTGGATTGCGATCACGCCCATGTTCGGCTCGGTTCTGGGCGGGACGTCGCGGGAGATTGAAATTGCCTTTGATGCCGGCGCGCTCCGTGACGACGTGTACCGGGTGGATCTGACCCTGACCAACAACACGGCGAGCGGCCCGATTACGTTGCCGGTGAGTCTCACGGTCGCCTTGCCGGCGGGCGAGCCGCAGCCGGCTCCCGTAACCTACGCGCTCTACCAGAATCAGCCCAATCCGTTCAATGCCACAACCACGATCCGCTATGACCTCGCTCAACCGGGTTGGGTGCGATTGCAGGTGTTTAACGTACTCGGTCAAGAGGTATCCGTGCCGATCAGCGAGTTCCACGCGGCGGGATCGCATCAGGTTCAGCTTCAGATGAACGACTTGCCCAGCGGACTGTATCTCTATCGCATCGAGAGCGGCTCGTTCCATCAAACGCGGAAGCTGATGCTGCTCAAGTAG
- the def gene encoding peptide deformylase yields the protein MSKSSKHEPMKIVTYGHPTLRVKCVRVTEFNEELHEFADRMFTTMFENEGVGLAASQVDRPIQLLVVAVPKPDTEELFKLVVVNPEIIESRGSWDYEEGCLSVPDLREMVTRPEWIRLKYQDLEGTEHEIEVEDLIGRVLQHEIDNLNGILFVDRLSTIRRALLENKLKQLAKENARICM from the coding sequence ATGAGTAAGAGTTCGAAACATGAACCCATGAAGATCGTTACGTATGGCCATCCGACGCTGCGTGTGAAATGTGTCCGTGTGACGGAGTTCAATGAAGAACTCCACGAGTTTGCCGATCGTATGTTCACCACCATGTTCGAGAACGAGGGCGTCGGTCTGGCGGCTTCGCAGGTGGATCGCCCGATTCAGCTGCTGGTCGTCGCCGTTCCAAAGCCCGACACCGAAGAACTGTTCAAGCTGGTGGTCGTGAATCCCGAAATCATCGAGAGTCGGGGTTCATGGGACTACGAAGAGGGATGTCTGTCGGTGCCCGATCTGCGAGAGATGGTTACGCGGCCGGAGTGGATTCGGCTGAAATATCAGGATCTCGAAGGCACGGAACACGAGATCGAAGTGGAAGATTTGATCGGTCGCGTACTCCAACACGAGATTGACAATCTGAACGGAATCTTATTCGTTGACCGGCTTTCGACGATCCGTCGCGCGCTGCTCGAAAACAAACTGAAGCAACTGGCCAAAGAGAATGCACGAATCTGCATGTAG
- a CDS encoding zinc metallopeptidase, producing MFPFMFDWTWILLLPAIGLALWAQAKVRGTYNKYSQVFSRGRMTGAQVARRILDANGLIDIRVEAVEGTLSDHYHPKEKVVRLSKPIYGSNSLAALAVAAHETGHAMQDKMGYAPMAIRARLVPVAGFGSTLAFPLFFIGLFIPSIGWLMDVAIIFFAGAVLFHLVTLPVEFDASRRAVAILSSGGYLAPDELPQAKKVLNAAAWTYVAAATVALIHLVRLLVLRQSRD from the coding sequence ATGTTTCCGTTTATGTTTGACTGGACATGGATTCTGCTCTTGCCCGCCATCGGTCTGGCCCTGTGGGCGCAGGCCAAAGTGCGGGGTACTTACAACAAGTACAGCCAGGTCTTCAGTCGCGGACGTATGACCGGTGCGCAGGTAGCCCGGCGAATCCTTGACGCCAACGGACTGATTGACATTCGTGTGGAAGCCGTGGAAGGGACGCTGTCGGATCACTATCATCCGAAAGAGAAAGTGGTCCGACTTTCCAAACCGATCTACGGGTCGAACAGTCTGGCCGCGCTGGCCGTGGCTGCCCACGAGACTGGACACGCGATGCAGGACAAGATGGGATATGCTCCGATGGCCATTCGCGCGCGTCTCGTTCCCGTTGCCGGTTTTGGCTCCACGCTCGCTTTTCCGCTGTTCTTCATCGGCCTGTTCATTCCATCCATTGGCTGGCTGATGGACGTGGCGATCATCTTTTTTGCCGGAGCCGTGCTGTTTCATCTGGTCACTCTGCCGGTCGAGTTCGACGCGTCACGCCGAGCGGTGGCCATTCTCTCCAGCGGCGGATACTTGGCACCGGATGAGTTGCCGCAAGCTAAAAAAGTACTGAACGCGGCGGCCTGGACCTACGTAGCGGCGGCAACCGTGGCGCTGATTCATTTGGTGCGACTCCTGGTTCTCCGCCAGTCGCGGGACTGA
- a CDS encoding right-handed parallel beta-helix repeat-containing protein encodes MYVPAEYGTINGALAASSAGDTVLVAIGSYAEHIVMPPGERTLAGSFLITGDTSAIEATTLLPDTTISADSQSIVSIFDATTQAELIGFLLQDGNGTRYSAGNNNYGGAVLQLDGNVTIRHCLFRNNEAFIGSAVFADTGFTRLCIESCDFSHNTVFQGTVAAYGIELAVRGSRFHHNTGPKSMAVYVRYANFVFENCVVDSNRNDYVGGPAVWSEACSSLLIANSAFRANSSDTIASFPAPLCLGMYYTSGVLDSCTFEDNVGIAIPALSVAEGDVRIENCVFRRNRTTQYGAIVSLVQESMVEFRGCLFDANTAIRWPGVAVVDQASFESCRFINNVADRPDTCGVLSGVLSTSEIVAHDCVFEGNRPYATYNCYLPTPTFNVRNCWWGDPSGPFHATRNPQGLGDAICGDSLLFEPWLLEPPATSDDPLAPFIPSEFSLLRAYPNPFNSQVMIEFTVARALSVRLEVFDLLGRRVATLADGPRDPGMHRVTWNAGDQSSGIYFARLASPAIRQKPATQKLVLLK; translated from the coding sequence TTGTATGTTCCGGCTGAGTATGGAACGATCAATGGAGCCTTAGCGGCGTCGTCCGCGGGGGATACCGTTCTAGTCGCAATAGGTTCGTATGCCGAGCATATCGTCATGCCGCCCGGTGAAAGAACTCTGGCCGGCAGCTTTCTCATAACGGGCGACACGTCGGCAATTGAGGCAACGACACTATTGCCGGACACGACGATCAGTGCTGACAGTCAGTCCATCGTCAGCATTTTCGATGCGACCACTCAAGCCGAGCTGATCGGATTTCTCCTTCAGGATGGGAATGGTACACGGTACAGTGCGGGCAACAACAACTATGGGGGCGCCGTGCTGCAACTCGATGGAAATGTCACGATCCGGCACTGCCTTTTTCGAAACAATGAGGCATTCATCGGCAGCGCTGTGTTTGCCGACACGGGTTTCACGCGCCTCTGCATCGAGTCCTGTGATTTCAGCCATAACACGGTTTTTCAAGGAACCGTTGCCGCTTATGGGATTGAGCTTGCCGTGCGCGGATCGCGATTCCACCATAATACGGGTCCAAAATCAATGGCAGTTTATGTGAGATATGCGAATTTTGTCTTCGAGAATTGTGTCGTTGACTCGAATCGGAACGACTATGTCGGAGGGCCCGCCGTCTGGAGCGAAGCATGTTCTTCACTCCTGATTGCTAATAGTGCTTTTCGTGCCAACTCGAGCGACACGATAGCCTCTTTTCCCGCACCCCTCTGTTTGGGCATGTACTACACTTCCGGTGTGCTGGATAGCTGCACGTTTGAAGATAACGTGGGCATTGCCATTCCTGCTCTGAGTGTGGCGGAAGGTGACGTGCGGATCGAGAATTGTGTTTTCCGTCGCAACCGAACGACTCAGTACGGCGCCATCGTTAGCCTTGTTCAGGAATCAATGGTTGAGTTTCGAGGCTGTCTGTTCGATGCCAATACAGCCATCCGCTGGCCGGGCGTCGCCGTGGTGGATCAAGCCAGTTTCGAGAGTTGTCGTTTTATTAATAACGTGGCCGATCGCCCCGACACCTGTGGTGTACTCTCGGGAGTCCTTTCGACAAGTGAGATTGTTGCGCACGACTGCGTATTTGAAGGTAACCGGCCGTATGCAACCTATAACTGCTATCTGCCCACACCGACATTTAACGTTCGCAACTGCTGGTGGGGGGATCCGTCGGGGCCGTTTCATGCGACGCGCAATCCGCAAGGGTTGGGCGATGCGATTTGCGGCGACAGTCTGCTCTTCGAGCCGTGGCTGCTCGAACCGCCCGCTACATCAGATGATCCGCTTGCTCCGTTCATCCCGTCGGAGTTCTCGCTGCTACGGGCCTATCCCAATCCCTTCAATTCGCAGGTGATGATCGAGTTTACGGTGGCGCGCGCGCTTTCCGTTCGGCTGGAAGTGTTCGATCTGCTGGGCCGCCGCGTCGCGACGCTCGCCGACGGCCCGCGCGATCCGGGGATGCATCGCGTGACGTGGAACGCGGGAGATCAATCCAGCGGCATTTACTTTGCCCGTCTCGCTTCCCCCGCCATCCGTCAGAAACCGGCGACGCAGAAACTGGTCTTGCTGAAGTGA
- a CDS encoding SDR family oxidoreductase — protein MIPPAELDGKVALVTGGARGIGRGIALKLAQAGADVVINYLEREDAAHEVADWVKGMGHRCLLAKADVCDGAQVHAMFETITAEFGRLDILVNNVGPFFVRRILKMSVEEWRLMIEANLTSAFQVAREAAPLIDRGEMGGSIVFIGAPNAERVGSQSETCAYSIAKTGVVILALTLARDLGPQGIRVNVVNPGFIENDSMTPRMREWMPHEVPLRKIGTPANVADAVLFLVSDRGAYVNGAVFNIHGGLWV, from the coding sequence ATGATACCACCTGCTGAACTGGATGGAAAGGTCGCGCTGGTCACCGGCGGAGCGCGCGGGATCGGAAGAGGGATAGCCCTGAAGCTCGCTCAGGCCGGCGCCGATGTCGTCATTAACTATCTGGAACGAGAGGATGCTGCACACGAAGTCGCGGATTGGGTGAAGGGCATGGGCCACCGCTGCCTTCTGGCCAAGGCGGACGTTTGCGACGGAGCTCAGGTCCACGCCATGTTCGAGACGATCACCGCTGAGTTCGGACGTCTCGACATCCTCGTGAACAACGTCGGACCGTTTTTCGTACGGCGGATCCTGAAAATGTCGGTGGAAGAGTGGCGACTCATGATCGAGGCCAATCTCACCAGCGCGTTTCAGGTCGCTCGCGAGGCTGCGCCACTCATTGACCGCGGCGAAATGGGCGGTTCGATAGTCTTCATCGGGGCGCCCAACGCCGAGCGTGTCGGCTCACAGAGCGAGACCTGTGCCTACTCCATCGCCAAAACCGGGGTGGTCATCCTTGCCCTGACTCTGGCCCGCGACCTTGGCCCCCAGGGTATCCGGGTGAACGTGGTGAATCCCGGCTTCATCGAAAACGACTCCATGACCCCCCGCATGCGGGAGTGGATGCCGCACGAAGTGCCTCTCCGAAAAATCGGCACTCCGGCCAACGTCGCCGATGCCGTCCTGTTTCTGGTGTCCGACCGGGGAGCCTATGTGAATGGCGCTGTTTTCAACATCCACGGCGGCCTTTGGGTCTGA
- the fmt gene encoding methionyl-tRNA formyltransferase, with translation MRVVFCGNPEFALPTLDALLSSAHAVVAVVASPDKPQGRGRKLLPLPTKQRAQAEGVPVFEPTRLKDESFLQSIRALRPDCLVVVAFRILPRELFAMPRLGSFNVHPSLLPRGRGPAPIPWTLIRGETETGVTIIRLSETIDGGDILAQERIPVRPDDDFGRLHDRLAGMGAHLLVRVLDDFQSGNPPPPIPQNDAEATTAPKLTASDFEINWHQTAQDIHHRIRAFSPQPGAVARSGEMRLKILAAEAVSSPSELAPGAILHRNTDEFVVGTGHGALRLKMVQPEGRRPMSVAEYLRGRPQLPVCFDS, from the coding sequence ATGCGCGTCGTATTTTGCGGAAATCCTGAGTTCGCGCTACCGACTCTGGACGCCCTCCTGTCCAGCGCTCACGCCGTTGTCGCCGTCGTAGCCAGCCCCGACAAACCTCAGGGTCGCGGACGCAAGCTTCTCCCCCTTCCGACCAAGCAGCGGGCGCAGGCGGAGGGAGTTCCGGTCTTCGAGCCGACTCGACTCAAGGATGAGTCATTTTTGCAGTCAATTCGCGCGCTCCGGCCGGACTGTCTGGTGGTGGTGGCGTTTCGCATTCTTCCGCGCGAGCTGTTCGCGATGCCGCGGCTCGGATCCTTCAACGTTCACCCTTCACTTCTGCCACGCGGACGAGGGCCCGCTCCTATTCCGTGGACGTTGATTCGCGGTGAAACGGAGACCGGCGTTACAATCATTCGACTGAGCGAGACGATTGACGGCGGAGACATTCTTGCCCAAGAGCGTATACCGGTAAGACCGGACGACGATTTCGGACGGCTGCATGATCGCCTGGCGGGGATGGGAGCTCACCTTCTGGTTCGCGTCCTCGATGACTTTCAGAGTGGAAATCCTCCCCCACCGATTCCCCAGAACGATGCGGAAGCAACGACGGCTCCGAAACTCACGGCGAGTGATTTTGAAATCAACTGGCATCAAACCGCACAAGATATCCACCATCGCATTCGCGCGTTCAGTCCGCAGCCGGGCGCCGTTGCGCGGAGCGGAGAAATGAGATTGAAGATTCTGGCTGCTGAAGCGGTTTCTTCTCCGAGCGAATTGGCACCCGGGGCAATTCTCCACCGGAACACCGATGAGTTCGTCGTGGGAACCGGGCATGGCGCGTTGCGGTTGAAAATGGTGCAACCGGAAGGCCGGCGCCCCATGTCGGTGGCGGAGTATCTGCGGGGGCGGCCGCAACTTCCGGTGTGTTTCGATTCTTGA